In Trifolium pratense cultivar HEN17-A07 linkage group LG7, ARS_RC_1.1, whole genome shotgun sequence, a genomic segment contains:
- the LOC123899137 gene encoding MLO-like protein 1 isoform X2, which produces MSGGGEGEEETTLEFTPTWVVAAVCTVIVALSLAAERLLHYGGKFLKRKDQKPLYEALQKIKEELMLLGFISLLLTVSQNSLTKICVHPTVLRHMLPCTLQEKKEKEEHPPSSSSQHSAFSFPAPIARRLLAEAAAASEEEHITSYCGRKNKVPLLSLEALHHLHIFIFVLAVVHVTFSVLTVVFGGARIRQWKHWEDSIAKDNYDSTKVLKPKLTQVQQHEFIKGRFSGLGKDSALIGWLQSFFKQFYGSVTKSDYVTLRLGFIVTHCKTNPKFNFHKYMIRALEDDFRQVVGISWYLWLFVVIFLLLNINGWHTYFWIAFIPFILLLSVGTKLEHVITQLAHEVAEKHAAIEGDLVVQPSDGHFWFHRPHIVLFLIHFILFQNAFEIAFFFWIWVTYGFDSCIMGQVRYIVPRLVIGVFIQLLCSYSTLPLYALVTQMGTHYKRAIFNDHVQVGLVGWADKVKKKKALKADGHTSQGSSHDHEGSSTGIQLGSVFQKRTSAPEDSTSVTKADSSTGIQLGSVFQKRTSAPEDSTAVIKAEGSN; this is translated from the exons atgagtgGTGGAGgtgaaggagaagaagagaCAACACTTGAATTCACTCCCACCTGGGTTGTCGCTGCCGTTTGTACTGTCATCGTCGCCCTTTCCCTCGCCGCCGAGCGTTTGCTTCACTATGGCGGAAAGTTTCTTAAACGCAAGGATCAAAAGCCACTTTACGAAGCTCTACAGAAGATCAAAGAAG AGTTGATGCTTCTGGGTTTCATTTCTCTGCTTCTGACGGTTTCGCAAAATAGCCTCACCAAAATATGCGTTCATCCAACTGTATTGCGCCACATGCTTCCTTGTACTCTCCAGGAGAAGAAGGAGAAGGAGGAACATCCACCATCGTCGTCGTCTCAACATTCTGCTTTCTCCTTTCCTGCTCCAATTGCAAGGCGTCTCCTAGCAGAAGCAGCAGCAGCATCAGAAGAAGAACACATAACCTCTTACTGCGGTCGCAAg AACAAGGTTCCTTTATTATCTCTCGAAGCTTTGCATCACCTCCACATCTTCATTTTTGTCCTCGCCGTCGTCCACGTCACTTTTTCAGTTCTCACCGTTGTTTTTGGAGGCGCAAGA ataCGTCAGTGGAAGCACTGGGAAGATTCTATTGCAAAGGACAACTATGATTCCACCAAAG TTCTCAAACCAAAGTTGACTCAAGTTCAACAACATGAATTTATCAAGGGTCGCTTTTCCGGTCTCGGCAAAGACTCTGCTTTAATTGGTTGGTTG CAATCCTTTTTCAAGCAATTCTATGGCTCTGTTACAAAATCAGATTATGTCACATTAAGACTTGGTTTCATTGTG ACCCACTGCAAGACAAACCCCAAGTTTAATTTTCACAAGTACATGATTCGTGCCCTTGAAGATGATTTCCGCCAAGTTGTTGGCATAAG TTGGTATCTTTGGCTCTTTGTGGTCATCTTCTTATTGTTAAATATCAATG GTTGGCATACATATTTCTGGATTGCTTTCATTCCTTTCATT CTTTTACTTTCTGTTGGAACAAAGCTGGAGCATGTAATAACCCAACTAGCTCATGAAGTTGCTGAAAAGCATGCAGCCATAGAAGGTGACTTGGTTGTACAACCTTCAGATGGTCACTTCTGGTTTCACAGGCCGCACATTGTTCTTTTCTTGATTCACTTTATCCTTTTCCAAAATGCTTTTGAGATAGCATTTTTTTTCTGGATATGG GTTACATATGGATTTGACTCTTGTATAATGGGACAAGTTCGTTACATTGTTCCAAGGCTCGTTATTGG GGTATTTATTCAGTTACTCTGTAGCTACAGCACCCTACCACTCTATGCACTTGTTACACAG ATGGGAACTCACTATAAGAGGGCGATATTTAATGACCATGTGCAAGTGGGCCTTGTTGGTTGGGCAGATAAGGTAAAAAAGAAGAAAGCGCTAAAAGCTGATGGCCATACTAGCCAAGGAAGTTCTCATGATCATGAGGGTTCTAGTACAGGAATTCAGCTTGGCTCAGTTTTCCAGAAGCGGACATCAGCACCCGAAGACAGTACTTCTGTAACCAAAGCTGATTCTAGTACAGGAATTCAGCTTGGCTCAGTATTCCAGAAGAGGACATCAGCGCCCGAAGACAGTACTGCTGTCATCAAAGCTGAGGGGTCCAACTGA
- the LOC123899137 gene encoding MLO-like protein 1 isoform X1, which yields MSGGGEGEEETTLEFTPTWVVAAVCTVIVALSLAAERLLHYGGKFLKRKDQKPLYEALQKIKEELMLLGFISLLLTVSQNSLTKICVHPTVLRHMLPCTLQEKKEKEEHPPSSSSQHSAFSFPAPIARRLLAEAAAASEEEHITSYCGRKNKVPLLSLEALHHLHIFIFVLAVVHVTFSVLTVVFGGARIRQWKHWEDSIAKDNYDSTKVLKPKLTQVQQHEFIKGRFSGLGKDSALIGWLQSFFKQFYGSVTKSDYVTLRLGFIVVIKTHCKTNPKFNFHKYMIRALEDDFRQVVGISWYLWLFVVIFLLLNINGWHTYFWIAFIPFILLLSVGTKLEHVITQLAHEVAEKHAAIEGDLVVQPSDGHFWFHRPHIVLFLIHFILFQNAFEIAFFFWIWVTYGFDSCIMGQVRYIVPRLVIGVFIQLLCSYSTLPLYALVTQMGTHYKRAIFNDHVQVGLVGWADKVKKKKALKADGHTSQGSSHDHEGSSTGIQLGSVFQKRTSAPEDSTSVTKADSSTGIQLGSVFQKRTSAPEDSTAVIKAEGSN from the exons atgagtgGTGGAGgtgaaggagaagaagagaCAACACTTGAATTCACTCCCACCTGGGTTGTCGCTGCCGTTTGTACTGTCATCGTCGCCCTTTCCCTCGCCGCCGAGCGTTTGCTTCACTATGGCGGAAAGTTTCTTAAACGCAAGGATCAAAAGCCACTTTACGAAGCTCTACAGAAGATCAAAGAAG AGTTGATGCTTCTGGGTTTCATTTCTCTGCTTCTGACGGTTTCGCAAAATAGCCTCACCAAAATATGCGTTCATCCAACTGTATTGCGCCACATGCTTCCTTGTACTCTCCAGGAGAAGAAGGAGAAGGAGGAACATCCACCATCGTCGTCGTCTCAACATTCTGCTTTCTCCTTTCCTGCTCCAATTGCAAGGCGTCTCCTAGCAGAAGCAGCAGCAGCATCAGAAGAAGAACACATAACCTCTTACTGCGGTCGCAAg AACAAGGTTCCTTTATTATCTCTCGAAGCTTTGCATCACCTCCACATCTTCATTTTTGTCCTCGCCGTCGTCCACGTCACTTTTTCAGTTCTCACCGTTGTTTTTGGAGGCGCAAGA ataCGTCAGTGGAAGCACTGGGAAGATTCTATTGCAAAGGACAACTATGATTCCACCAAAG TTCTCAAACCAAAGTTGACTCAAGTTCAACAACATGAATTTATCAAGGGTCGCTTTTCCGGTCTCGGCAAAGACTCTGCTTTAATTGGTTGGTTG CAATCCTTTTTCAAGCAATTCTATGGCTCTGTTACAAAATCAGATTATGTCACATTAAGACTTGGTTTCATTGTGGTAATTAAG ACCCACTGCAAGACAAACCCCAAGTTTAATTTTCACAAGTACATGATTCGTGCCCTTGAAGATGATTTCCGCCAAGTTGTTGGCATAAG TTGGTATCTTTGGCTCTTTGTGGTCATCTTCTTATTGTTAAATATCAATG GTTGGCATACATATTTCTGGATTGCTTTCATTCCTTTCATT CTTTTACTTTCTGTTGGAACAAAGCTGGAGCATGTAATAACCCAACTAGCTCATGAAGTTGCTGAAAAGCATGCAGCCATAGAAGGTGACTTGGTTGTACAACCTTCAGATGGTCACTTCTGGTTTCACAGGCCGCACATTGTTCTTTTCTTGATTCACTTTATCCTTTTCCAAAATGCTTTTGAGATAGCATTTTTTTTCTGGATATGG GTTACATATGGATTTGACTCTTGTATAATGGGACAAGTTCGTTACATTGTTCCAAGGCTCGTTATTGG GGTATTTATTCAGTTACTCTGTAGCTACAGCACCCTACCACTCTATGCACTTGTTACACAG ATGGGAACTCACTATAAGAGGGCGATATTTAATGACCATGTGCAAGTGGGCCTTGTTGGTTGGGCAGATAAGGTAAAAAAGAAGAAAGCGCTAAAAGCTGATGGCCATACTAGCCAAGGAAGTTCTCATGATCATGAGGGTTCTAGTACAGGAATTCAGCTTGGCTCAGTTTTCCAGAAGCGGACATCAGCACCCGAAGACAGTACTTCTGTAACCAAAGCTGATTCTAGTACAGGAATTCAGCTTGGCTCAGTATTCCAGAAGAGGACATCAGCGCCCGAAGACAGTACTGCTGTCATCAAAGCTGAGGGGTCCAACTGA
- the LOC123899471 gene encoding uncharacterized protein LOC123899471 — protein MKVPSPTQKQSVGDRHMISPTRHNMSRSSRRRKNSGHWWLSSISWMKKEVDSYATTHQTQLSSDSPYYKGLTDQSLAITHEDYEEEDDDDNNNNNNSSSSNNNNNNNSISSPLRPILLSSSPHSSPYYKGLTDYSLVVDASWASHHSHPHLHPHHNSPLSCYHDSSPYYRGLIALPVPTSPSSLFSLNINFKTATDAAQPSTHDFVVFLSPEDQPLMVTEPETTLDDEMELIHPDIQGKPLRVKDKLSSQATLEELIDDVEEGKPLRVNYESETVPEKTILEDVVLLVEEHKRKSLSERVASDSETVLLQQINADKTDLGLEEEMELVIKQEKPLRESCVSQDGNENVLINIDLKEELKGFWLGGQKTVYEQTVSLELPCEHKLMDTTVEGNLYEYLWATKYQPKTLAEFICNRDKALQLKELVQGGCGCNHFIFEGPPNVGKRSMIRAMLREVFGADGVQVTEEYKDFSLKGEMVENLQLRLKKSLHHVEVNLSEAKGYEKHVISELFKETYGKVINSKLPCSPENCQAIILYDAEKLSLESVLYIKWMVEKYKGCNKLFFCCSDESRLQPIQSHCTTVRLSSPSTQQILKILERIVEEEGIKLSRESIKKIILRSKNNLRQAIRSLEATYRHKNALNEDEFILTGWEDDILNIAKNIIREQSPRQLYAIRRKLQSLMIHDVPPEFIYKSLVDDLTSLVDHSLCSGVTKLHKEYTKGSEIKFESVKHYAQNKQGGSDERSNELTKKNAMNYLKVEEFIAKFMSWYKNSCKSDDHVQLIAGRGT, from the exons ATGAAGGTACCTAGCCCGACGCAGAAGCAATCTGTTGGGGATCGTCACATGATCTCACCCACTCGCCACAATATGTCTCGATCATCTAGGAGGAGGAAAAACAGTGGTCATTGGTGGTTGTCATCAATATCATGGATGAAGAAGGAGGTTGACTCATATGCCACGACTCATCAGACTCAGCTCTCTTCCGATAGTCCTTACTACAAGGGTCTCACCGATCAATCTCTTGCTATTACTCATGAAGActatgaagaagaagacgacgacgacaacaacaacaacaacaacagcagcagcagcaacaacaacaacaacaacaacagtatCTCTTCACCACTAAGACCTATCCTCCTTTCATCATCCCCCCACAGTAGTCCTTACTACAAAGGTCTTACCGATTATTCTCTTGTAGTCGATGCCTCTTGGGCCAGTCATCATTCACATCCTCATCTCCACCCCCATCACAACTCACCCCTTTCTTGTTACCACGACTCAAGTCCATATTATAGGGGTCTTATTGCTCTTCCTGTTCCTACCTCCCCCTCCTCTCTCTTCTCCCTCAACATCAATTTCAAAACTGCCACTGACGCCGCCCAACCATCAACTCATGATTTTGTTGTCTTTTTAAGTCCAGAAGATCAGCCACTGATGGTAACAGAGCCAGAAACAACTTTAGATGATGAGATGGAGTTGATCCATCCTGATATCCAAGGGAAGCCTTTGAGGGTAAAAGATAAGTTGTCATCACAAGCAACTTTGGAAGAGCTGATAGATGATGTTGAAGAGGGGAAGCCTTTGAGGGTTAATTATGAATCAGAAACAGTTCCAGAGAAAACAATTTTAGAAGATGTTGTGTTGTTGGTTGAAGAGCATAAGAGGAAGTCTTTGAGTGAGAGAGTAGCATCAGATTCTGAGACAGTATTGTTACAACAAATAAATGCTGACAAAACAGATTTGGGTTTGGAGGAGGAGATGGAATTGGTGATTAAACAAGAGAAGCCATTGAGAGAGAGTTGTGTATCACAAGATGGGAATGAGAACGTACTAATAAATATAGATTTGAAAGAGGAACTCAAAGGCTTTTGGTTGGGTGGTCAAAAGACTGTTTATGAACAAACAGTGTCACTGGAATTACCTTGTGAGCACAAGTTGATGGACACAACTGTGGAAGGAAATCTGTATGAGTATCTGTGGGCAACCAAATACCAGCCCAAGACCTTGGCTGAATTCATCTGTAACAGAGATAAAGCACTTCAGCTGAAAGAATTG GTACAAGGTGGGTGTGGCTGTAATCATTTTATATTTGAAGGACCTCCAAATGTAGGAAAAAGATCCATGATACGAGCTATGCTTCGAGAGGTATTTGGCGCTGACGGAGTGCAG GTCACAGAAGAATATAAAGACTTCAGCTTGAAG GGAGAAATGGTTGAAAATCTGCAACTGCGCCTAAAGAAATCGCTCCATCATGTTGAGGTGAATCTGTCAGAGGCAAAGGGATATGAAAAACATGTGATTTCTGAGTTATTCAAGGAAACATATGGTAAAGTGATCAATAGCAAATTGCCTTGTAGCCCAGAAAACTGTCAAG caaTCATTTTGTACGATGCGGAGAAGCTATCATTAGAATCGGTGTTGTATATAAAGTGGATGGTGGAAAAGTATAAAGGGTGTAATAAACTGTTCTTTTGCTGCTCTGACGAATCAAGGCTACAACCTATCCAATCACATTGCACCACTGTCCGCCTTTCATCACCATCAACACAACAG ATTTTGAAGATTTTGGAACGGATTGTAGAAGAAGAAGGAATAAAATTATCACGCGAGTCAATCAAGAAGATAATTTTGAGGTCCAAAAACAATCTCCGTCAAGCCATTCGTTCATTGGAGGCCACTTACCGGCACAA GAATGCCCTCAACGAGGATGAGTTCATTTTAACTGGATGGGAGGATGATATTTTGAATATTGCTAAAAATATAATCAGAGAGCAGAGTCCAAGACA GTTGTATGCTATTCGTAGAAAGCTTCAAAGTCTTATGATTCATGACGTTCCTCCTGAGTTTATCTACAAG TCTTTGGTAGACGACTTAACTAGTCTAGTTGATCACTCACTATGCTCAGGGGTTACCAAACTTCACAAGGAGTACACC AAAGGTAGTGAAATCAAATTTGAAAGTGTGAAACATTATGCTCAAAACAAACAAGGAGGATCAGATGAAAGGAGCAACGAACTAACAAAAAAGAATGCAATGAACTACTTAAAAGTTGAAG AATTCATAGCAAAATTCATGAGCTGGTACAAGAATTCGTGTAAAAGTGATGATCATGTGCAACTTATTGCTGGGCGAGGAACATAG
- the LOC123899472 gene encoding histone chaperone ASF1B-like: protein MSAVNITNVTVLDNPASFLNPFQFEISYECLAALKDDLEWKLIYVGSAEDETYDQLLESVLVGPVNVGNYRFVLQADPPDPSKIREEDIIGVTVLLLTCSYLGQEFIRVGYYVNNDYDDEQLREEPPTKVLTDRVQRNILSDKPRVTKFPINFHPENNENEEQPPPSEQQPETGEDPLTLADHDPPNEGDK, encoded by the exons atgaGCGCCGTGAACATCACCAACGTTACCGTCCTCGACAACCCTGCTTCCTTTCTCAATCCCTTTCAGTTCGAGATTTCCTACGAGTGTTTGGCTGCTCTCAAAGATG ATTTGGAGTGGAAGCTCATTTATGTTGGATCTGCTGAGGATGAGACTTATGATCAATTGTTAGAGAGTGTTCTTGTTGGTCCTGTCAATGTTGGAAACTATCGCTTTGTTTTACAG GCAGATCCACCAGACCCGTCAAAGATTCGCGAAGAAGATATAATTGGTGTTACGGTGCTTCTGCTGACCTGCTCTTATTTGGGTCAAGAGTTTATTCGTGTTGGTTATTATGTCAACAATGACTATGATGATGAGCAGCTGAGAGAGGAACCTCCAACAAAGGTTTTAACTGACAGGGTTCAAAGGAACATTTTATCTGATAAACCAAGGGTCACAAAGTTCCCCATCAATTTCCACCCTGAGAACAATGAAAATGAAGAGCAACCCCCTCCATCGGAGCAACAACCTGAAACTGGAGAAGATCCACTGACTTTGGCTGATCACGATCCCCCAAATGAGGGCGATAAATGA
- the LOC123893728 gene encoding UTP--glucose-1-phosphate uridylyltransferase-like — MTIHSVVIQKLLSTNAHIGRQVATHHFKEYTYGLRNKMAIIDSDKTLICMRSAFNFISCLARQNGRFMFINTNPLFDEIFDLMTKKVGCYSPSSSSLWRTGGFLTNSNSPKKFRSRNKKLCFGPTQPPDCIVIVDTESKSSVIDEAFKLQIPIVALVDSAMPLHTFSRIAYPIPVNPSVQFVYLFCNLITKTLLLEKKNLQLSNPKIDDREEATKIEDNKRKNNLAKVGITVMPYDKLAPLPEDIEDTKKLLDKLVILKVNHDSGRNMDFENPKSTIDICDGQTFLDMIVNQIETLNSKYGCQVPLLIFDKDDTHDSTLKVLEKYSESSVDVRTFKQGEDPELTFGGHRSKEEVHTFDDGDIFRSLMIGGTLDLLLSQGKEYILVMKSDNVATIVDPNIINHLMINAIDYCMEVTPSHSSNLILTPMNFKLQEIARNQDKHLKDKFKLIDTTNMWVSLRAIKRLIDTNRLKPKKPSISKENDYDQTLLQETNAGPGVQFFDNVIGVSTPESRFLPFDATSDLLLLQSDLYTCRAGVLSRNPARSNPLNPVIDMGPEFEKIGDFQSRFKSIPSIIGLDSLTVRGDVWFGANITLKGHVTIAAKAGLKLEIPDGVVIENKEINDPADIQK, encoded by the exons ATGACGATCCATTCTGTAGTGATACAGAAACTGCTTAGCACCAATGCCCACATTGGCCGTCAAGTCGCCACTCATCATTTCAAAGAATACACTTACGGCCTCCGCAACAAAATGGCCATTATCGATTCCGATAAGACCTTGATTTGCATGCGTAGTGCCTTCAATTTCATCTCTTGCCTTGCCCGCCAAAACGGACGCTTCATGTTCATCAACACCAACCCTCTCTTCGATGAAATCTTTGACCTTATGACCAAAAAAGTCGGCTGCTACAGCCCTTCTTCCAGTTCTCTCTGGCGCACCGGCGGATTCCTCACCAACAGCAACAGTCCCAAAAAGTTTCGCTCTCGCAACAAGAAGCTCTGCTTCGGTCCCACTCAGCCTCCCGATTGCATTGTCATTGTCGACACTGAGAGCAAGTCTTCTGTCATTGACGAGGCTTTCAAACTTCAGATTCCAATTGTAGCTCTCGTCGATTCTGCCATGCCACTCCATACTTTTAGCCGCATTGCTTATCCAATTCCTGTTAACCCGTCTGTTCAATTTGTCTATCTCTTCTGTAATTTGATTACCAAAACACTGCTTCTTGAGAAGAAGAACTTGCAGCTCTCTAATCCCAAAATTGATGATCG AGAAGAAGCTACCAAAATTGAAGATAACAAGCGGAAGAATAATCTGGCTAAGGTTGGCATCACTGTTATGCCCTACGATAAATTGGCACCCTTGCCcgaag ATATAGAAGATACGAAGAAACTTTTGGACAAGCTTGTTATTTTGAAGGTCAATCACGACTCCGGAAGAAATATGGATTTTGAAAACCCTAA ATCCACAATAGATATTTGTGATGGACAGACATTTCTAGACATGATTGTTAACCAGATTGAG ACCCTCAACTCCAAGTATGGATGCCAAGTTCCATTGCTTATTTTTGACAAAGATGACACTCACGATAGTACTTTAAAG GTTTTGGAAAAGTATTCGGAATCAAGCGTTGATGTGCGCACTTTTAAGCAG GGTGAAGATCCAGAGCTAACATTTGGTGGGCATCGCAGCAAGGAGGAAGT GCATACATTTGACGACGGTGATATATTCCGTTCACTAATGATAGGCGGAACCCTTGATTTATTATTATCACAG ggAAAGGAGTATATCCTTGTGATGAAGTCAGACAATGTGGCTACAATCGTTGATCCAA ATATAATAAATCATTTGATGATAAATGCTATTGATTATTGCATGGAG GTGACACCAAGCCATTCATCTAATTTGATCTTAACTCCAATGAATTTTAag CTTCAGGAGATTGCTCGAAACCAAGATAAACAt TTGAAAGACAAATTCAAACTCATTGATACAACAAACAT GTGGGTGAGTTTAAGAGCCATTAAGAGACTAATTGATACTAATAGACTAAAGCCCAAGAAGCCCTCAATTTCGAAG GAGAATGACTATGATCAAACTCTTCTGCAAGAAACCAATGCTGGACCGGGAGTACAG TTCTTTGATAATGTAATCGGTGTCTCAACGCCTGAATCTCGTTTTCTTCCCTTTGACGCAACATCGGATTTACTTCTTCTACAG TCAGATCTATATACTTGTAGGGCAGGTGTTTTATCTCGTAATCCTGCTAGATCCAACCCTTTAAATCCTGTGATTGACATGGGACCAGAATTTGAAAAG ATTGGTGATTTCCAAAGTCGGTTCAAATCCATTCCTAGTATCATCGGGTTGGATAGTTTGACGGTGAGAGGTGATGTGTGGTTTGGAGCTAATATTACTTTAAAG